AGAAACCTCCTCCCGTTCTATCCTGAAAATACCGAAATAAGTGAAAAGTGATTAAAACAAAATGAGAAAGAATGATTTTAACAATTCCTCTCCTTGGAGGGGTGCCGCTTTCGCGGCGGGGAGGGTGTTTTTCTTTTTTAATGGTTACCCTGAGATAATGAGAAAGCTACATAAACAAAATTTTGCTAAATGAGATTGTCACTTCGCTTTGCTCCTCTCAATGACGGATTTAGGTAGGTATTTTCATGCTCATCTGGTGCTGCTAGGCAGCATGAGGGTCTATCCTGAAAATCCACGGGCATGATAAATCAAGCCCCTACCAAAGAATATAAAATGTCGGGGCACAATATATTGTGTATTGTGCCCATTCTTTAATTAATATAGCGACCTGCCATGGCATGTCGAATCCTGAGCTTTCACCCTCACCTTATCCCATCAAGGGAGAAGGAACTATTTCATTCTTTTATTTATTTTTTCCCTCGCCCCTCAGCGGGAGAGGGTCAGGGTGAGCAGCAATAATTTTTTTTCAAATCTCCTCTAAAAAGGGGTTTTGAAAAAATTAAGTATCATAAAGGAAACAAACTAATATCAAATAAAGGAGAATAGCGTTTATGATTGAAAAAGATTTGGCTCGAATCCTTCTCATAACCATGAAAAAGATCCGGATCTTTGAAGAGGAAGCAGTAAAGTTATTTGCTGCTCATGAATTACCGGGCTGGCTTCATAGTTATATCGGGGAAGAGGCTGTCGCTGCAGGCGTTTGTTTGGCGCTAAACCCTAGTGATTATATCGCCAGCACCCATCGAGGCCATGGTCACTGTATTGCCAAAGGAGTGTCTCTTCGGAAAATGATGGCTGAGTTATATGGCAAAGAAACCGGCTACTGCAAGGGAAGAGGGGGATCCATGCACATAGCTGACTTTTCCCTGGGAATGCTGGGTGCCAATGGAATTGTAGGAGGGGGTATTCCCATTGCTACTGGTGCGGCCTTGGGAAGTCAGATGAAAAAAGACGGCAAGGTTACGGTGTGCTTCTTTGGCGATGGAGCCTCGAATCAAGGTGCTTTTCATGAATCCCTCAATTTGGCTTCAGCCTGGAAACTCCCCATTGTATATGTATGTGAAAACAATCTTTATGCTGAAACCACACCACAAGCCGAGCATCAGGCAATCCATAATATTGCCGACCGGGCGGTGGGTTACGGGATGCCGGGAGTAACCACCGATGGCATGGATGTCATTTCAGTTTACAAAAACGCTCAAACGGCCATTGAAAGGGCTCGGTCAGGTAAAGGACCGACCCTATTGGAAGCTAAAACCTATCGATACCGCGGACATTGGGAAGGTGATCCTCAGCCATACCGGACCAAGGCTGATATCGAGGAATGGAAAAAGAAAGACCCCATCGTAAACTTTGAAAGGTTTCTCCTCGACCAAAAATTCATCACTTCCAATGAAATTGAAGCTCTTACCGAGGAGATTGTCAATGAAATTAATGATGCCATTGAATTCGGTCGTACCTCGCCTTATGCCGATCCACAAGCTTGCCTCTCTACACTTTATATACACTGAGAAGGAGAATGAATCATGCGACAAATTACTTATCGTGAAGCCATTCATGAAGTTTTAGATTATGAACTTGAAACCAATCCCGATGTTTTTTTATTGGGAGAAGACATTGGACCTCTGGGCGGGGCATTTAGCGTTACCAAAGGATTATGGGAAAAATTTGGAAATGAGCGAGTCCGTAACACTCCTTTGTCTGAAATAGCAATTGTGGGTGCTGCCACTGGCGC
This sequence is a window from Candidatus Atribacteria bacterium ADurb.Bin276. Protein-coding genes within it:
- the acoA_4 gene encoding Acetoin:2,6-dichlorophenolindophenol oxidoreductase subunit alpha yields the protein MIEKDLARILLITMKKIRIFEEEAVKLFAAHELPGWLHSYIGEEAVAAGVCLALNPSDYIASTHRGHGHCIAKGVSLRKMMAELYGKETGYCKGRGGSMHIADFSLGMLGANGIVGGGIPIATGAALGSQMKKDGKVTVCFFGDGASNQGAFHESLNLASAWKLPIVYVCENNLYAETTPQAEHQAIHNIADRAVGYGMPGVTTDGMDVISVYKNAQTAIERARSGKGPTLLEAKTYRYRGHWEGDPQPYRTKADIEEWKKKDPIVNFERFLLDQKFITSNEIEALTEEIVNEINDAIEFGRTSPYADPQACLSTLYIH